In one Oscillospiraceae bacterium genomic region, the following are encoded:
- a CDS encoding amidophosphoribosyltransferase produces MGGFFGAISKRDCVLDIFFGVDYHSHLGTRRGGMAIYDKDEGFQRQIHNIENTPFRTKFEKDLTDFKGCAGIGCISDTDPQPLLVRSHLGLYAITTVGIINNADELAEGFYADGGVQFLAMSSGKINSTELAAALINSKPTLVEGIQYAQQVIDGSLTLLLLTADGIIAARDRVGRLPVLVGKDTDGYCVSFESFAYRKLDYRDAYELGPGEIVRLTPEGMEQLAPPGEELKICAFLWTYYGYPTSRYEGIGVESMRNRNGEILARNDRARGLARDVDFVAGVPDSGVPHAVGYANASGIPFARPFIKYTPTWPRSFMPQNQGVRNQVAKMKLIPVPDLIEGKRLLFVDDSVVRGTQLRETVEFLYQCGAKEVHIRSACPPIMYPCKFLNFSRGNSAMELLARKTVQELEGDEGQEHLDEYADADTDRGRSMLGCICKKMHFTSLGFQNLKGLIDSIGIDPCKVCTYCWNGKE; encoded by the coding sequence TTGGGCGGATTTTTCGGCGCCATCTCCAAGCGGGACTGCGTGCTGGACATCTTCTTCGGCGTGGACTACCACTCCCACCTGGGCACACGCAGGGGCGGCATGGCGATCTACGACAAGGACGAGGGCTTCCAGCGCCAGATCCACAACATTGAAAACACCCCCTTCCGCACCAAGTTTGAGAAGGATCTCACCGACTTCAAGGGCTGCGCGGGCATCGGCTGCATCAGCGACACCGACCCCCAGCCCCTGCTGGTGCGCTCCCACCTGGGCCTGTACGCCATCACCACCGTAGGCATCATCAACAACGCCGACGAGCTGGCCGAGGGCTTCTACGCCGACGGCGGCGTGCAGTTTTTGGCCATGAGCTCGGGCAAAATCAACTCCACCGAGCTGGCCGCCGCCCTCATCAACAGCAAGCCCACGCTGGTGGAGGGCATCCAGTACGCCCAGCAGGTCATCGACGGCTCCCTCACCCTGCTGCTGCTCACCGCCGACGGCATTATCGCCGCCCGGGACAGGGTGGGCCGCCTGCCCGTGCTGGTGGGGAAGGACACGGACGGCTACTGCGTGTCCTTCGAGTCCTTCGCCTACCGCAAGCTGGACTACCGGGACGCCTACGAGCTGGGCCCCGGCGAGATCGTCCGCCTCACGCCCGAGGGGATGGAGCAGCTCGCCCCGCCGGGGGAGGAGCTGAAAATCTGCGCCTTCCTCTGGACCTACTACGGCTACCCCACCTCCCGGTACGAGGGCATCGGGGTGGAGAGCATGCGCAACCGCAACGGTGAAATCCTGGCCCGGAACGACCGGGCCAGGGGCCTGGCCAGGGACGTGGACTTCGTGGCCGGGGTACCCGACTCCGGCGTACCCCACGCCGTGGGCTACGCCAACGCCAGCGGCATCCCCTTCGCCCGGCCCTTCATCAAGTACACCCCCACCTGGCCCCGCTCGTTCATGCCCCAGAACCAGGGGGTGCGCAACCAGGTGGCCAAGATGAAGCTCATCCCCGTGCCCGACCTCATTGAGGGCAAGCGCCTGCTCTTCGTGGACGACAGCGTGGTGCGGGGCACCCAGCTGCGGGAGACGGTGGAGTTCCTCTACCAGTGCGGGGCCAAGGAGGTCCATATCCGCTCGGCCTGCCCCCCCATCATGTACCCCTGCAAGTTCCTCAACTTCTCCCGGGGCAACTCCGCCATGGAGCTGCTGGCCCGTAAGACCGTGCAGGAGCTGGAGGGGGACGAGGGCCAGGAGCACCTGGACGAGTACGCCGACGCGGACACCGACCGCGGCCGGTCCATGCTGGGCTGCATCTGCAAAAAGATGCATTTCACCTCCCTGGGCTTTCAGAACCTCAAGGGCCTGATCGACTCCATCGGCATCGACCCCTGCAAGGTCTGCACGTACTGCTGGAACGGAAAAGAATAG
- the purM gene encoding phosphoribosylformylglycinamidine cyclo-ligase — MKNSHSESYAAAGVDVTAGYEAVNRIKPLVESTYIPGVMGTLGGFGGLFAPDVAGMKKPILVSGTDGVGTKLKIAFLMDKHDTVGIDCVAMCVNDIACAGAQPLFFLDYLAVGKNVPERIEAIVSGVTEGCRQAGCALVGGETAEMPGFYPENEYDLAGFSVGLVDQEQMIDGSKLCDGDLLIGLSSNGVHSNGFSLVRKVLGIDEKVLGIHVSELGCTIGEELLKPTHIYVKTLQCLTARGVQVKAVSHITGGGLYENVPRMMKPGLTACVRKDSWPVPPVFELIQRSGDIPERDMYNTFNMGIGLVVAIPKDQVGSALDTLACAGEQAYVIGAVTKGEAGFELA; from the coding sequence ATGAAAAACTCACACTCCGAATCCTACGCCGCCGCGGGCGTGGACGTCACCGCCGGGTACGAGGCGGTCAACCGCATTAAGCCCCTGGTGGAGTCCACCTACATCCCCGGTGTCATGGGCACCCTGGGCGGCTTCGGCGGCCTGTTCGCCCCCGACGTGGCCGGCATGAAGAAGCCCATCCTGGTCTCCGGCACCGACGGCGTGGGCACCAAGCTGAAAATCGCCTTCCTCATGGACAAGCACGACACCGTGGGCATCGACTGCGTGGCCATGTGCGTCAACGACATCGCCTGCGCCGGGGCCCAGCCCCTCTTTTTCCTGGACTACCTGGCCGTGGGCAAGAACGTGCCCGAGCGCATCGAGGCCATTGTCTCCGGCGTCACCGAGGGCTGCCGCCAGGCCGGCTGCGCCCTGGTCGGCGGCGAGACCGCCGAGATGCCCGGCTTCTACCCGGAGAACGAGTACGACCTGGCCGGCTTCTCCGTGGGCCTGGTGGACCAGGAGCAGATGATCGACGGCTCAAAGCTGTGCGACGGGGATCTGCTCATCGGCCTGAGCTCCAACGGCGTGCACTCCAACGGCTTCTCCCTGGTGCGCAAGGTGCTGGGCATCGACGAAAAGGTGCTGGGTATCCACGTGTCCGAGCTGGGCTGCACCATCGGCGAGGAGCTTTTGAAGCCCACCCACATCTACGTCAAGACCCTCCAGTGCCTCACCGCCCGGGGCGTGCAGGTCAAGGCGGTCAGCCACATCACCGGCGGCGGCCTGTACGAGAACGTGCCCCGCATGATGAAGCCGGGCCTCACCGCCTGCGTGCGCAAGGACTCCTGGCCCGTGCCCCCCGTCTTTGAGCTGATCCAGCGCTCCGGCGACATCCCCGAGCGCGACATGTACAACACCTTCAACATGGGCATCGGCCTCGTGGTCGCCATCCCCAAGGACCAGGTGGGCTCCGCCCTGGACACCCTGGCCTGCGCCGGGGAGCAGGCCTACGTCATCGGCGCCGTCACCAAGGGCGAGGCCGGGTTCGAGCTGGCATGA
- the purC gene encoding phosphoribosylaminoimidazole-succinocarboxamide synthase, protein MGYEKKEQLYEGKAKKVFSTNDPEVVIVSYKDDATAFNGLKKGTISGKGAINNRMTNNLMRRLEARGVPTHYVEELSERETAVKKVSIVPLEVIIRNISAGSFAKRYGVEEGIVFSAPTIEFSYKDDDLGDPLINDYHALALGLATQEEIDLIKKYAFAVNDLLRGFMKEIGIDLVDFKLEFGKTADGAIVLADEISPDTCRLWDEKTHEKLDKDRFRRDLGGAEEAYEEVMRRLMGE, encoded by the coding sequence ATGGGTTACGAGAAGAAGGAGCAGCTCTACGAGGGCAAGGCCAAGAAGGTATTTTCCACCAACGACCCCGAGGTGGTCATCGTCTCCTATAAGGACGACGCCACCGCCTTCAACGGCCTCAAAAAGGGCACCATCTCCGGCAAGGGCGCCATCAACAACCGCATGACCAACAACCTCATGCGCCGCCTGGAGGCCCGGGGCGTGCCCACCCACTACGTGGAGGAGCTCAGCGAGCGCGAGACCGCCGTGAAGAAGGTCTCCATCGTGCCCCTGGAGGTCATCATCCGCAACATCTCCGCCGGCTCCTTCGCCAAGCGCTACGGCGTGGAGGAGGGCATCGTCTTTTCCGCCCCCACCATCGAGTTCTCCTATAAGGACGACGACCTGGGCGACCCGCTGATCAACGACTACCACGCCCTGGCCCTGGGCCTGGCCACCCAGGAGGAGATCGACCTCATCAAGAAGTATGCCTTCGCCGTCAACGACCTGCTGCGCGGCTTCATGAAGGAGATCGGCATCGACCTGGTGGACTTCAAGCTGGAGTTCGGCAAGACCGCCGACGGCGCCATCGTCCTGGCCGACGAGATCAGCCCCGACACCTGCCGCCTCTGGGACGAGAAGACCCACGAGAAGCTGGACAAGGACCGCTTCCGCCGCGACCTGGGCGGGGCCGAGGAGGCCTACGAGGAGGTCATGCGGCGGCTGATGGGGGAATAA
- the PurN gene encoding phosphoribosylglycinamide formyltransferase, giving the protein MSETRIAVLVSGGGTNLQALIDAQNAGRIKNGRIAAVISSKPGAYALERAAAAGILGCVVARRDYSSNREMTAALVEKLQSLDIDLVVLAGFLHILTQEMVSAYPNAILNVHPALIPSFCGAGYYGLHVHEKALAYGVKLTGATVHFVNEEPDGGPIVLQKAVDILEGDTPESLQRRVMEQAEWVILPRAVSLFCEGRLSVEGRRVHIKEADYENC; this is encoded by the coding sequence ATGAGCGAAACGCGGATCGCGGTGCTGGTGTCCGGCGGCGGCACCAACCTCCAGGCCCTCATCGACGCCCAGAACGCCGGGCGCATCAAAAACGGCCGCATCGCCGCCGTGATCTCCTCCAAGCCCGGCGCCTACGCCCTGGAGCGGGCCGCCGCCGCGGGCATCCTCGGCTGTGTGGTGGCCCGGAGGGACTATTCCTCCAACCGGGAGATGACCGCCGCCCTGGTGGAGAAGCTCCAGTCGCTGGACATCGATCTGGTGGTGCTGGCGGGCTTTCTGCACATACTTACGCAGGAGATGGTGTCCGCCTACCCCAACGCCATACTAAACGTCCACCCCGCCCTGATCCCCTCCTTCTGCGGGGCGGGGTACTACGGGCTGCACGTCCACGAAAAGGCCCTGGCCTACGGCGTCAAGCTCACCGGGGCCACCGTCCACTTCGTCAACGAGGAGCCGGACGGCGGGCCCATCGTGCTCCAGAAGGCGGTGGACATCCTGGAGGGCGACACCCCGGAGTCCCTCCAGCGCCGGGTGATGGAGCAGGCCGAGTGGGTCATCCTGCCCCGGGCCGTCTCCCTGTTCTGCGAGGGCCGCCTCTCGGTGGAGGGGCGACGCGTCCATATTAAGGAGGCCGACTATGAAAACTGTTGA